cattcccaatatttatataaataatttatttatatatatatatatatatatatatatatatatatatatatatatatatatatatatatatatataaataattaaaaacaaatgtttttctaGATCACTTTTCTGAGTTATTTTTGCAGTTACATTTACTCAACTGCTGATTTTAAGTCATCACAAGTGTcctattaaattaatcaaaaggtgaatttaataacattaactgAACAGCAGCGTTTAACAACGAAATATAACACTCATCGCCCTCAAACTAAACCAAACGTGTGTTTAATCATGTAAACCGCTTCAGACTTAAGCCGCTGTTGTTCAGAATTAAGGCAGTTTGGTGTGAGGCATGAAAATAAACGGAAGCTCAtgacatttagatatttttttaggCGCAAAACACTTTTGGAGCCACTTTAAAAGTCCGGATACAACAGGTCGTGTGCATCTATTTAATATCTAGTTCGTTGCTGTCACTTCTCTCATTGATTTAGCGTAAGTAAAGCAGCGTAATCCACAACTGTGTTCGCAATAAACCCTGAACACACACCTTTAAAGAAAGACTAGCGCCCAGCTATGTATTTAACCTAAATCAGACTAAACAAACATCACCGAAAACACACGTCAACTCACCGGAGACGCCAGAAAAGCTCCCGAAAGGCTGAATAAATGTGTCTCGTGTGTGGTTTCAGACAGCATGTCTCATCGACACGGTCTTAACTCCAGCCCACACCTGAGCGAAACCAGCGGGAGTCGACTTCCGGTCGTGAGtcacctgtcagctgcctcgtCATGCTCGTAAAACATCAGGCGATGACCTGCACATATttacactgttttattttatactttttaaatttgtatttctgtatttagagACTTTCGTGTGGAATGGCAGAAGttgaatgttaatataaaatatataataataataataataataataataataataataataataataataataataataaagaggcCTGtcaattttaattgttttgtagtAGGctatactaatatttttataataataaatcacaacCGGGCGTATGAACGGGTTTGAACGCATTGCAGCCAAATAAATCTATAACGATCAAATTATTAGTGATTAAACGATTTTCACATTGTTCGGTGACTGCTATATCTTTGTCATATAATGCACTTAATTGTCCGCTCGCGCTTCACAGCttgaacatttttgtttccttGAAGTTATTTTCAAGATCTGAGGTGATATTTCATTTCACCGAtgagtaacactttacaataaggtgtcatttgttaacattagttcatgTATTGATTCTTGAGACATGGGACCAAACAGGTCCGGCAagtaaatagcaatattttattaataatataatgtatttaacacaattatccccatcaatttaattttctcattattatacCAGATCTGTGACTCTTATTGTCCTCTAACAGAGAAGGGTtaacacttttgttttgtttttttaatgatgatgatgaaaaagaCCTTCATAATACCTCATATCAAAACAAGGTAGTTTTTCAGTGACACGTGAATGTTTCATAAGGTTACAAACTGTGTCCTCACTTTATGTCAACACCGTCAACGAATCAGGTAATATCGGGGGCAGCTGTCACTCTTAAAGGACCCCGTTGCCAAAGTTCACGGGTTCTGCtaagttttatagttttgtgatattttaaatcCCAATGTTAAATCCCATGATATGTCAAAACCATCTTCCAGTTTTTGaggaagttattttaaatattaattttgttccTCTGAAGCAGGCTCCTTTAGCATCTAGCatcaacagaaaacaaaacaaaaaaactaaaacaaaatggctACTGCTTTGTGAAATGTCAAATTTGTCAACGTCGTAAGATTTTGtgttagaattatatatatttaattcaagttTACATAGCACTTTTACAGATTTACAGAAAATTAAGTTTGAATTTAAACGTTTTCGACAAAGTAAAAAgcaaattttgttaaaaaaagagaaaagcgtATATAGCTCAATAGCTTATGCAGTTTCTTTTGTCTGAGCACgaggttttatgttttatattctgCGCCGTTCTGTCTCGGTTCTCAAGAATGACTGAACCGACGCGAACTAATTCtcagttcatgttaattaacgTTAACTAATCTAAAGTGTTGCTGAACAATGATGctcaaattaaactttttaatatcACGGAATACTCGTTAAGCCCTATTTGTAAGTTACGAATCATTGATCCTTTAAAAGCGTTGATggaattaaaaattcaaaaagaaatactataggaatttacattaaataaattaaatattaaatagtgtttttgaagtactggttatatatatatatatatatatatatatatatatatatatatatatatatatatatattaaataaaaaaattataataataaaaatatagataataTTAATCACCAAGCTCAGAGATCTtgacattaacacctcactgtgcaactgggttatggacttcctgaccaacagacctcagcatgttaggtcaggccacatctgcTCTACTACTgcacccacgactgcaggcctgtgtttggatctaactccatcatcaagtttgcagacgatactacggtgatcggtctcatcagcaacaacgatgagactgcctacagggaggaggtccagcatctggccacgtggtgcaaggacaataatctgctccttaacaccaccaaaaccaaggagctcctTGTGGTCTTCAGGAaagtgagaagaggcacacatgatcccatccacattaatgcgattgctgtggagccagcctcatgcatcaagttcctggaaACCCACATCTCAGAAGATCTGTCCTGGATCACCAACAcatccagcctggtcaagaaggctcaccagcgtcttttttttcctgaggaaacttaagaagaaccagctgtcctcagccatcctggtgaacttctatcgctgcacaatagagagcatcctaacgaactgtgtcacagtctggtatgggagctgctctgttgctgtgcgtaaggcactgcagcgggtggtgaaaactgcccagagcatcacaggaactccactcccatccattgaggacatccagaagaaacactgtttgcgtcgagcacgcagtattcttaaggactcctctcaccctgcccacaaactgttttccctcctgccatccggcaggcgattcagattcccccggactagaacaagtagactgaggaacagcttttttaccagagctgtctcactatttctgccccacccacccccatccccaccccattaaaaaacattcattgcactccactgtacatatatatatattgtaaatgtatgtacatatccattgtacatactcttgtaaatttgtctacacatatcctgtatatcctgtttTTTTGTACATGCTAACTGTAAATTTCCCCTTCCGTTAACAcgctcatctgtaatttaatttgtacatatttatcacatatttatctccTGTACATATTACCTGTATGTGCACTTGTAATTTATACTTGTACCTATATcttgcacttgctgcttattgcactcctggttagacctaaactacatttcgttaccttgtacttgtacatgtgtaatgacaataaaatctaatctaatctaatctaatctatgtatatatatatatatatatatatccaatacTGTTATACAATACACTGcgttattattttagtaaaaaatgctttagcattaaaatgtatacattatattacacttaataatattgtgtataataatgtattttttcatgtgtGCTGCAAACACCTTAGAGGCTGCAAGAGCCTCTTGAATATTTTCTCTCGACAGGACATACAgacatacaaatatttgtaatacagtaaaataattccAGCGCTCAAACTTTTACTGAAGTGCGCAGCGTTTCTAGTGACTGCCAAAAAAACTTTAAGTCGCACAATAATCAGCAGGCTGCACCTGAGGCCATGCGAAATTTATTGAATGCAATTGAAATCGAACATGTTACTTAAACAAAATGACAGCACAGTgcctgaaagaaaaagagagagagagagagagagacgtgctGGAGAGAttagagaacacacacactgtacagtTTTCTATCGTGCTCATTTACAGTTTAATAACCCTTGTTTGTGGCCCCAGATGGACGAACAGCATTTGTTTCCAGTAGTGTCGTATTGTAATGGACGCAAGATGTCAGCTAGCGTGTATTCAGGGCTGTGCACATATTTCCATCCCAAACACCGACCCGTCACCTCAAACTACTCGAGAGACGCTTGAATGGGAGAACCGGCGTGCAAGTTTAAGTTTCCAGAGGCAAGCACCAAAAATAACTGCAGTATTTACAGTTCCTACCGAAATAAAGgccgttttttatttttccgcCAGGCAACAAAGCCTTTACCCGTATACAGCCATATTCTGccttaaatgtattaaagatgTCGCATAGCTACCATGGTTTGGCGAATTTTAGCTGGAGAAATTAAGTCAGTTTGTCACCGAGGACAGCGCTCGCAGATTTCGCAACGGATTCGCGCAAATGGTGGCCGATAAAACGACGCTTGGTTTGACAGTGTTACCGACGGGCCTCTCAGCCGAcgaaaattcagattttcacCAAAATCTCGCGCTTCAGGGGCGAAAGGCCAGCAGGGCCGAGATTCGTAGCATCTTAAAATGCCGCGCAGACCCCAGGCAAGTCTTAACCCCTCACAAACAAACTTTTTGTacggtttaaaataatttaccaATCGAACGTTTTAGCCCTCGTTCGCTAAACATGGAAATGGCTCCGACGATTGCGGTAAAATACACGATTTGGCTTTAACTTCATTTTAACACTTTGCGGGCGACCCGGGGGCAGGGAAATACTTCGGATCGCTCGCCACAGGCGTACACAACagtataaaagcattttgaaaatatttatgacTCCGGCACATGATGTTACTCGAAATATCGTTCAAACAATTCCGTttgcctgtattttttttttgcagtcgcACCGACAGAACGGGTTTAGTCTTATTTGAGACATTTCGTGAAAGataaatattgattaaatagATCGTTATGCAGAACATTTCCATCAGTCGGTccaaaccccccaaaaaaatacatataaaaaaggcaaaaaacacCTACTGAAACGGAATGAAATGAATTCACAATCCTGCTGTGAATCAATGCCATTAGATAATGTTGAAACCCATCAAAAGTGGGTTCGGCCTGCAAACTAAACCACTCACTGCACATTAGCACACTGGTTAATGCATACTGGATATGACGGGGTCCCCTTACAGTACTAAACCGTTTCAACCACAAGCTGTGCGTGTGAGAACCTTTCCATAAGCAGCCGTACAATCGTATCAGGACAGTCGTAAAAAAAGAATTCGAATAAACGCAAACAAAAAGCAACTTAAGGCCACACGTCAACATATGTGCGAGATTTCTGTACAAACGAAGAACATTCAGTGCTTTAGTGtaccaaaaattaaaacaacaggtcaacttttcattattttcctttttttttggcacatttaaataaaaacgacACGTACGCGGTGCAGTAAAACAGCTCGAATCGCACAGTCTTGGGTGTCTGACGCATGAGTTCGATCCATTCGCCGCCCCGTAGAGTTTTACATTCCAGTTGTGCATAATCTTGCGTGTCCGAACGACAACCGACGGAAGAGTGTAAAAAGCGTTGCGGGATTCGATTATGTACAAACAAGTGCATTGGGATCGCGTTCGTCCGCAGCCGGGAGACACTAGGACTTCACGGCCGCTACTTTCTTCGGCGTTCCTGGTTTTTTGGTCTGCCACAGGTGGCTGTGGATCGTGATGGCGTCGACGTTTGCCGACATGGTCTTGGCTGGGATCTGGCTGAACTGCTTCCTGTCGGAGTTGTACTTGTAGAGGCCGTCGATCATCTTGCGCGAGATTGTTTTAGGGCCGATGCCGGCCAGCTTGTTGACCTCCTCTGTGTCGGGGCAGTAGGTGTAGAGTGAGCGGAACTGGCAACCGGAATCCCTGAACAGGATCAGGAAGTTGTTGGCCCCTGATTTCTCCATTTCCTTGAGAAAACGAATAAATATGATGAACATAATcgtataatataaatttaatgggggaatgaaaaaaattttaatttatagtatgtattgctttttatttatttagaatttatcgtgattaatcgcatctaaaataaaggtttttgttatatatttatattatatatttatgtgtattatgtgtatttaaatacacacacattcagtacatattgaaaatatttatgctcatacatttatatatacatattattgtcctttatattatgtataaatattttaatatataaactagcGCTTCAAACGATTAACTGcacccaaaataaatgtttttgatcacattatacatatatatatatatatatatatgtatgtgctgtttatttttattatgtatatacacacaaatgcgtgcatatatttaagaaaaccatattacatattaaatatatattatatttgaatataaatatatagatgtaaatataaaaaaatatactgtatgtgttttatttatatatacataaaaatgtgcacagtacaaacacataatatgtaaacaaaaactttttgttaaaaaaccCCCCGCAATTAATCGTtagacagcactaatataaatatacatgttttcttaaatatatacacacgtgcatttatacataaataatacatatacacagaacacacacacatattatgtaaataaaagttttattttacgATATGActaattgcgattaattgtttgagcTCACTATAATCTTTTAATCTATTTGTTGAATATAACATCATGTGTTCATTGCATTTAATAGCTATATTTCTacataatagtagtagtagtcaTTTCAAAATGGACATGCTTACTTCCAAAATCTTGTTTTTCTGTCCTTCATTGACTTTGCCAGCCAAACAGCAATGTGCCAAAGCATTCTGAATTATATGCTTATTTGACTTTGCACTGGGCTCCTTATATAATTTAGGACCTGCAGCGAAGAAGTAGAGGTTGTATTAGGTCATGTCATAACACAATGTAAAAGTTATTGCATATTCAGGGTCTCCAGTCCTCTAGAGGGATCTGCCACCTGAAGTTCTGAGCACCTTCCTCTTCCTCGAGTCTTGCATCCGATTATAAACACTGgttgaactttttttgtttgtttgttttttacagtttactgcATGCTgttattcttcttcttattgACCTATAACAGCTACTTCTGCGTTGAAGAATACGATGgatatattcacatttaattatGTTCAGTATGTTGAATTGTTTGGTCATTCAGAAGAGCTTAGATGTAGACAGCACTGCTCAGAACTAATAAAcaggctccctctgctggacCGGAGGTGGAGCTGCAGCTGCTAAAAAATGcgaaacatttaatattttaacctGTGTATTCGGTGTTGGATGTCAGTGAGGATGTGGTTGAACCATTCTCCCAGTCTTTCTCTCCGTTACGGCTGCTGGAGCGAGTGGGCGACAGGCAGCCGTCCGCTGAGTCAGGTCTGCTGGGATGACATGAAAAACTGAGTCCTGCAATCCATCCCATTCTGATACATCTACAACAACTGCTCTCATGCAAAATCAAGCAGTGACTGAAATTAAAGCTCttaatcatgaataataatttcCCTCGTATCAgcatcaaatgaaataaaaaaaaaacaaaaaacttttaatgcGACGTATTGGAGAAAGCAACagaatattaaatgcatgttaagaTCAGCAACgagtttaattaaagaaagaaaacttaatttaataacGTAACAGAAGCTTCTATATAATCCTATAGCAAAAGTGTAAAGTGCAAATCtttgtttattatgtgttaTCGAAATTTTAGTGCCAGTGTGAAGGTTAGTGACCTTAATTCTTTGTTTATTAATGAcgaaatgaaaggaaaaagcTGTGATGGGTGAACTATAGTAACCATCTTTATTGTTCAAAGATGGGGGATCATTCCTCGTGTTGCTGCCAAACTCAAAGTAAAACAGGATGTTCTTCTTGAACAGAAGATGGAAGCGCAAAGAGTCTTATCCAACTACGACTGACCTTCTATTTCTCACACGAGGAGAgctcaaaaagaagaaaaggctGCCAGATGCTAAGCTATTGCTTCTAAGAAGCAAGAACATTCAAGAGCACGAaggaaaaaatacagaaaattcaAAGGACACTGGGTTAGTATCGCACTGtacagagagagatatatatagaaTTGAAGGGAAACACAGGAAGTAAACAGATTCTCATTCCTCTGACTGCTTGAAGTGCTTCTTACCTTTGTGTTTTCTTATCTGAGTTGACGCTGTCGTTATCTCCGAGAGACGCCAGAGATAGACTGGACACTGAAAAAACACGAGGTCGTGAACCTAGATGCAAAACAAAACGGGACAGGACCCACAGTTACACAAGACAAAGGCAAGCCCTCCAAACTTTGTGTTACCCTCATAACAGTTCAGCTCTCTGCTATTGTCTCATCGTCTTTATAATTTCTTCAAACCGTgtagacacacacaaaagagtGTAGCTGGATAGATTCCTAAAAGAATTCAGCCCGATTGGTTAAATTAAGAGTACTTTGCAATTAGTTGGAAATTAGTTAGCAAGCTGGTTAGAATAGATATTTAGAGAAAGTAAAGATCTTGTGCTTGTTAGAAGGAAATACAGATGGATGCAGTGAGCTGGACAGGAAAAGGTTGAGAGTACCACAAAGCATGCAGTGTCGGGCTTTGCCAGGAGGGGGAGCCCTTTACCTGCCGTGGCCCTGACGGGAGTCCTGGGGGACTCCATCACATCTCTGTGGATGGACTTAGGCCGCGGTTTCCTCTGTTTGGCCCCAGCAGGACGCGGTTTGACAAGCGTGTCCATGTCCTCCATAAGCTTCAGCTGTTTTCTCCTCAGGTACTCCTGTTTGATAAATTCCCGTCGGGCTTTGTCTTCTTCCTTTTTCAAACGGTCTTCCTCTGCTTTCAGTCTGTGGAAAAAGACAAGTATTGGATTTAAGAATCGGGGGAGGAGTTTAGACAAGTTACTGACAGCTTGGCTGGGTGTTACCTGGcctcttctttcttttgctcAAGCTCTGCCTCTTGCTGTTGTTTCCTCTGCTGGCTCTCACGTTCTCTTCTCAGCCTTTTCTCCAGAAGCGCAGCTCGCTTTATTGCCATGCTGTCCTCTTCCTTCATATCATCCTTATAACATGAACACATGATCAGAATAGACATGTGGTAATGTGTTATGTTCAGGTCTATCAAGTATCTGAACAAGAAATCTGAAGGCAATATATTGATGTCGATGTGAGCAGTCTGGAAGAGCCAGATAGTCTTCACTGCTCAGACTCCCTGCAGAACACTAacaccataaaataaattatttatttgacttagtTTTCTGACCTAGATCAAACAGCTGCATTTTCTAGGGATCTGTCCCAAGCTAACCTCCTTGTGTGATTAAAAATAGTATGTTATAGTCGCACATCATTTTCCTGGGCTAGGaaacatataaaacatctttatttttctataagttcctaatgtaaattacattaaagagttcaccaaaaaaatttatattatgtcATATAAAACCGATAAGAACTTTGTTCGTCTTTagaacataaattaagatattttgaataaaatgaaagcgCTTTCTGACCCTCAATAGACAGCAACGTAACTgacaaggcccagaaaggtagtaaagacaCTGTCATAGAAAATAGTCCATGtcacatcagtggttcaaccttaattttataaTGCTACAAGAATGCTTTTTGTGCTCAAAGACGACTTTATGCCACCTCTGTTATCACGAAACCCACACTCACAATGTCCAACAATCACCGGTTGTAGATGGCAACAAATAAAGACATCACTAccgtgtttttaatttttgggagaactatacCTTAAAGTTCAAACTGCTAACAGTAAGCAATATCAGTAGAGAAGTTTGTCTTGGCATTATTCTCATATAGTTGtggtattttatttacagtgattaaCACAAGGATCCACTGACATTCATATCTACCTTGAAAAAGAATCCACAGCACGTCTTTTGCTCATCATCCAGATTTTCCCCTGAAGTCTCCTTCTCGCCTTCCTCTTCCAACACCTGCCCATCCAAAGGTTTGAGAACAGACAGTGGAACCTCAAtcaggtttttgtttgtctgatgGGTGATATCAACTGGCTCGGTGGGAGTGACAATGACGGTCTCCATTACAATCTGCGACAAAACCTCTGACACACTAGATTCCACTGCAGGCTTAATCTCATTAGTTGGCTTCTTCAGCTGTTTAGTTGGTTTGTTCTCCTTCTTGCTCTTCCCTCTCCTATCTTCTGGCTCCTTGGCTGGCAAGACAGTGTCTTCGGTTTCAGCCTGTTGTGTTTCTTTGGTTAGGGAGGTGATGGTACCAGCAGAACATTCAATGGATAACGACTCGAAGCCTTGTTCTAGGTCCTTGTCTGTGGCTTCTGCTCCTGATGGTGGTTTCTTCTCGTTTCCCAAATAAGAAAATGAGCAGGACACGGACTGAGATGGTGAGAACCTTCTCAAACGTGGTATGCTGTCCACCGACTGTGGAACGGTCAGGACTCGGTTGAAGGGAGTGATCTTTAGCTCACTCGGTCTGGGTGTCCTTGGTGTTTTGGAATGGAAAGAAGCAGACTTCCTCTTAAGGTTTGTAGGGGAGCGGTGTGTAGCTCTAGGAGAATCGGCAGGTGAGGGAGAACCTGAAGAGCGTGCCCCACTCCCTCTGAGCTCTCGAATTTGCTTCTGCGGTGAAGGTTGAGGTGGCACAACCCAAGCCTGCTGCTCCCGCATCTGCATGATTACCTCCTGCTGCTGAGCCAGTCGCTGCATCTCACTCTGCAAGAAGCTCAGGGAAGCATTGAGCTTCTCAATGGAGCGGGTGTATTCCATCAGGTCCGCCTCGGATGTACCGTCCTCACCCACAGACTTCACTGGAGACTTGACAGGCTGAGGTGTCTCCGCTGGCATCTTGCTTTCCTCTGAGCTGGGAGTGTCCTCTTGAGAAGGCGAGTTGCCATCTACTCCTTTCCTCTTGACAACTGTGAGGAAAGCACTGCGTCCCATCTTTTGTCGGTGCCGGGTAAAAGCCGCCTCTACTTTCTTCTTCTGAGCCTCAATGGCTCGACGCTTCTCCTCAAGTCTCATGCGAAGGTGTACCATTTCTGCAGCCATGACCTGTGCAGGATCCTTGGTTGGCTGATGTGCAGGGCTGACCTCAGGTGAAGGAGCCCAGGAAACAGAGTGAGGAATTCCAAGATCCGAACTGTCTGGTGTTGTGCTTTGGGAAGCAGCGCCTTTGGCCTCCACGTTTGGATTCAATTTACGGAATTTCTGCTCAGCAAAGCTGGTCATCTTAATCCCTTGCATAAAAGCAGGGGTGCTTCCTGCAGGGGACTTGCTGCTTAGGCTGCTGGGACATGGGCTTGTTGAGCCCTGGCTATGGCAAGCTCTTGCCTCGAAGTCTTGGTCCATATCAAGCTCCATACTGACTGTACAATCCCTAAGGGATGAGTCCTCATCCAGGGTCTCTTGGATGTCCTCCGTCCGCACATGTATGCCGGTATCTACTTCAGTGGTAGATGTGCTAGCAACCTCTTTAGACGCTTCTGAAACTGAGTCTAGCTCGCCATCCTTTGCTTCAGGGTTCAATTCGCTTTTATTCTGGAGATGAAGAAAGAAGCCCTCACTGGGAACATGGGCCTTGGGGCTCTGAGATTTCTTCTCGGAGTTGTGGATGATCTCAAGGGCCTCTTCGATGCTAGGTGGCCCTGAGCCATTTAGACGGCTGTTATGATTTCCTGAAAGGCTATCAGGACAGCCTTCCTCCTCGATGCCCATGTTCTTTCCATTGACAGGTTGAAAAGACAGGTTTCTCTTAATGCCCCTAGTGCCGTAGGGCATCTTTAAACCAAAACCTTCAGTGCTGACAGACCGAGTCATCCCTCTGCCAGTGGGTGTTTGATTGGTGCTCTCTTCATCAAATGGGATTTCAAAGGACACTCCTTGAGCAGCAGACCTGGAGAAAGAAGAGAAGATGGTATCCAATGGCGTGCAATTTCAAACTCTCAATAATGAATTGAGATGAATTTGCACTTACTTCTTTTCTTTGGGCCAAGTACCCATGAAGCTTTCCACAAATGACATTGAGGTTGATCGCTTGATCTCACCTGTACAGCACACATATAACATATAGTACTGggtgcatttcaaattttgactCATATTTTGTTATCATAAAAGTTGTTTTAGGCCTTTTAACTTTACCTGAGCCCGAAGTTTGTGGTTGAGGTCGGAGAGGGAGActttaacatgaacaaaaaaataaataaaagtaaacaaagcattaaaatgtcattaaaaataaacaaaacagaagagagaaatgtttttaaataaaagagacTTTTGATATACCTTGGTCTTTCTGGACTAGGAGGTCTTTCCATGAAACTTCTCTTTGTGACTTTTGAGATTGGCACAGATGGCAAATTTTTTAGCGAAGGTAGTGGTGCTATAAAGGACAAGACAAATGTTTCTGTTTACGACTGTACACACCATTGGCTACAGATTCTAGGAAATATATTCTATTGTAATATTAGTTTACCTTCAGTGTCCAGCACCTGAGGCTGGACAAATGGCGGCTTAACAACCTCGAACCACCAGAAGAGCTCAGCCATAAAGACAAGATAGTTATTctgg
This window of the Puntigrus tetrazona isolate hp1 chromosome 22, ASM1883169v1, whole genome shotgun sequence genome carries:
- the camsap2a gene encoding calmodulin-regulated spectrin-associated protein 2a isoform X9, with the protein product MGDPSDPGHPKNTLVAPAVKPFDHCDFNRAKIRASLTWLVAKAFGTDSVPEDLSEPFYRDQYEQEHLKPPVVGLLLSAELYCRAGSLILKSDAVKPLLGHDAVIQALAQKGLYVTDQERLVTERDLQKKPIQMSAHLAMIDTLMMAYTVETVSVEKVMACMQQYSTDYPDGDVPYDTEDAVTSWMNKVNEYLKEIIMQEQRRTEAENAEPVENPKARYRKEQVLPKMVPWIPPVDNLLKDSTDGCALAALLHFYCPDIVHLGDICLKETMSLADSLYNLQLIQDFCKEHLNHCCHFSLEDMLYAHSSIKNNYLVFMAELFWWFEVVKPPFVQPQVLDTEAPLPSLKNLPSVPISKVTKRSFMERPPSPERPSLPLRPQPQTSGSGEIKRSTSMSFVESFMGTWPKEKKSAAQGVSFEIPFDEESTNQTPTGRGMTRSVSTEGFGLKMPYGTRGIKRNLSFQPVNGKNMGIEEEGCPDSLSGNHNSRLNGSGPPSIEEALEIIHNSEKKSQSPKAHVPSEGFFLHLQNKSELNPEAKDGELDSVSEASKEVASTSTTEVDTGIHVRTEDIQETLDEDSSLRDCTVSMELDMDQDFEARACHSQGSTSPCPSSLSSKSPAGSTPAFMQGIKMTSFAEQKFRKLNPNVEAKGAASQSTTPDSSDLGIPHSVSWAPSPEVSPAHQPTKDPAQVMAAEMVHLRMRLEEKRRAIEAQKKKVEAAFTRHRQKMGRSAFLTVVKRKGVDGNSPSQEDTPSSEESKMPAETPQPVKSPVKSVGEDGTSEADLMEYTRSIEKLNASLSFLQSEMQRLAQQQEVIMQMREQQAWVVPPQPSPQKQIRELRGSGARSSGSPSPADSPRATHRSPTNLKRKSASFHSKTPRTPRPSELKITPFNRVLTVPQSVDSIPRLRRFSPSQSVSCSFSYLGNEKKPPSGAEATDKDLEQGFESLSIECSAGTITSLTKETQQAETEDTVLPAKEPEDRRGKSKKENKPTKQLKKPTNEIKPAVESSVSEVLSQIVMETVIVTPTEPVDITHQTNKNLIEVPLSVLKPLDGQVLEEEGEKETSGENLDDEQKTCCGFFFKDDMKEEDSMAIKRAALLEKRLRRERESQQRKQQQEAELEQKKEEARLKAEEDRLKKEEDKARREFIKQEYLRRKQLKLMEDMDTLVKPRPAGAKQRKPRPKSIHRDVMESPRTPVRATAGSRPRVFSVSSLSLASLGDNDSVNSDKKTQSRPDSADGCLSPTRSSSRNGEKDWENGSTTSSLTSNTEYTGPKLYKEPSAKSNKHIIQNALAHCCLAGKVNEGQKNKILEEMEKSGANNFLILFRDSGCQFRSLYTYCPDTEEVNKLAGIGPKTISRKMIDGLYKYNSDRKQFSQIPAKTMSANVDAITIHSHLWQTKKPGTPKKVAAVKS
- the camsap2a gene encoding calmodulin-regulated spectrin-associated protein 2a isoform X11, whose product is MGDPSDPGHPKNTLVAPAVKPFDHCDFNRAKIRASLTWLVAKAFGTDSVPEDLSEPFYRDQYEQEHLKPPVVGLLLSAELYCRAGSLILKSDAVKPLLGHDAVIQALAQKGLYVTDQERLVTERDLQKKPIQMSAHLAMIDTLMMAYTVETVSVEKVMACMQQYSTDYPDGDVPYDTEDAVTSWMNKVNEYLKEIIMQEQRRTEAENAEPVENPKARYRKEQVLPKMVPWIPPVDNLLKDSTDGCALAALLHFYCPDIVHLGDICLKETMSLADSLYNLQLIQDFCKEHLNHCCHFSLEDMLYAHSSIKNNYLVFMAELFWWFEVVKPPFVQPQVLDTEAPLPSLKNLPSVPISKVTKRSFMERPPSPERPSLPLRPQPQTSGSGEIKRSTSMSFVESFMGTWPKEKKSAAQGVSFEIPFDEESTNQTPTGRGMTRSVSTEGFGLKMPYGTRGIKRNLSFQPVNGKNMGIEEEGCPDSLSGNHNSRLNGSGPPSIEEALEIIHNSEKKSQSPKAHVPSEGFFLHLQNKSELNPEAKDGELDSVSEASKEVASTSTTEVDTGIHVRTEDIQETLDEDSSLRDCTVSMELDMDQDFEARACHSQGSTSPCPSSLSSKSPAGSTPAFMQGIKMTSFAEQKFRKLNPNVEAKGAASQSTTPDSSDLGIPHSVSWAPSPEVSPAHQPTKDPAQVMAAEMVHLRMRLEEKRRAIEAQKKKVEAAFTRHRQKMGRSAFLTVVKRKGVDGNSPSQEDTPSSEESKMPAETPQPVKSPVKSVGEDGTSEADLMEYTRSIEKLNASLSFLQSEMQRLAQQQEVIMQMREQQAWVVPPQPSPQKQIRELRGSGARSSGSPSPADSPRATHRSPTNLKRKSASFHSKTPRTPRPSELKITPFNRVLTVPQSVDSIPRLRRFSPSQSVSCSFSYLGNEKKPPSGAEATDKDLEQGFESLSIECSAGTITSLTKETQQAETEDTVLPAKEPEDRRGKSKKENKPTKQLKKPTNEIKPAVESSVSEVLSQIVMETVIVTPTEPVDITHQTNKNLIEVPLSVLKPLDGQVLEEEGEKETSGENLDDEQKTCCGFFFKDDMKEEDSMAIKRAALLEKRLRRERESQQRKQQQEAELEQKKEEARLKAEEDRLKKEEDKARREFIKQEYLRRKQLKLMEDMDTLVKPRPAGAKQRKPRPKSIHRDVMESPRTPVRATAGSRPRVFSVSSLSLASLGDNDSVNSDKKTQRSNSLASGSLFFFLSSPRVRNRRPDSADGCLSPTRSSSRNGEKDWENGSTTSSLTSNTEYTGPKLYKEPSAKSNKHIIQNALAHCCLAGKVNEGQKNKILEEMEKSGANNFLILFRDSGCQFRSLYTYCPDTEEVNKLAGIGPKTISRKMIDGLYKYNSDRKQFSQIPAKTMSANVDAITIHSHLWQTKKPGTPKKVAAVKS